Proteins from a single region of Platichthys flesus chromosome 16, fPlaFle2.1, whole genome shotgun sequence:
- the cdc42ep4a gene encoding cdc42 effector protein 4a, with amino-acid sequence MPILKQLVSGSSQTKRRSRMDLTREMISAPLGDFRHTMHVGRSGDAFGDTSFLSTRSGEPPPDTTSFPRSPRPGLLSRTFRSSKRSQSVTRVDQHGDGGLVLPGGSPTYVKNAMSLPFLNDEGRGDVMGAKSLSSSPFRQQHGEVGGGGAAAAATHFLELEERDFGELTELPESSYHCGGGMKHAVSVMSFHVDLGPSMLGDILGVMEKEEDDLGYEEGKSSEGRASPPLSTHGEDEDSMEKGQDEDTEEQMEMEVEAEVEAELQRSVHPPRAIDRQPEDGGPYTPPQYTPETRPKHLQHLDSCSVSSSGSAALDEKPHSQTYAGDTDSATFSAPPEEESNFSSFLEDEDDEIRV; translated from the coding sequence ATGCCCATCTTGAAACAGCTCGTGTCTGGCTCCTCCCAGACCAAGCGCCGCTCGCGCATGGACCTGACCCGGGAGATGATCAGTGCTCCGCTGGGCGACTTCCGCCACACTATGCACGTGGGCCGCAGTGGCGATGCCTTCGGAGACACCTCCTTCCTCAGCACCCGCTCGGGGGAACCTCCGCCCGACACCACGTCCTTCCCCCGCTCCCCCCGACCCGGCCTCCTGTCTCGCACCTTCAGGAGCAGCAAACGCTCCCAGTCGGTGACCAGAGTGGATCAGCACGGCGACGGCGGCCTGGTGCTCCCGGGCGGGTCGCCGACCTACGTGAAGAACGCCATGTCTCTGCCCTTCCTCAACGACGAGGGCCGAGGCGACGTCATGGGGGCGAAGAGCCTGTCCTCGTCTCCGTTCAGGCAGCAGCATGGCgaggtggggggcgggggggcggcgGCCGCAGCCACTCACTTCCTGGAACTGGAGGAGAGGGACTTTGGCGAGCTGACTGAGCTTCCGGAGAGCTCCTATCACTGCGGGGGAGGCATGAAGCACGCCGTGTCGGTGATGTCCTTCCACGTGGACCTCGGGCCCTCCATGCTCGGCGACATCCTGGGGGTgatggaaaaggaggaagacgaCCTGGGCTACGAGGAGGGCAAGAGCAGCGAGGGCCGTGCGTCACCGCCCCTCAGCACGCACGGCGAGGACGAGGACAGCATGGAGAAGGGGCAGGACGAGGATACAGAGGagcagatggagatggaggtggaggcggAGGTGGAGGCCGAGCTGCAGCGCTCCGTGCACCCGCCCAGGGCCATTGACAGGCAGCCTGAGGACGGAGGGCCCTACACCCCGCCGCAGTACACCCCCGAGACGAGGCCCAAACACTTGCAGCATCTAGACAGCTGCTCCGTGTCCAGCTCCGGCTCGGCTGCCCTGGATGAGAAGCCACACAGTCAGACCTACGCAGGAGACACCGACAGCGCCACCTTCAGCGCCCccccagaggaggagagcaacTTCTCCTCGTTCCTGGAGGACGAAGATGACGAGATCCGCGTGTGA